In one Cupriavidus taiwanensis genomic region, the following are encoded:
- a CDS encoding dihydroorotate dehydrogenase, whose product MANLTVRVGDLTLRNPVMPASGCFAIEYREAMDLNRLGALVIKSVSPKSRAGNPTPRVAETFSGMLNSIGIPSKGLDYYRNEVLPAYTRYDTPVVVSISADTAEEFGAACAEMSLPEVDVIEANISCPNLEADGMAFAMLPETTYKAVSAIRRRTRHSFWVKLTPNAGNIAAVARAAEEAGADAIVMGNTVLGMAIDIRTRKPKLGNVMGGLSGPAIKPIALRLVHQCYRAVRIPIIGCGGIQSADDAVEFMLAGASAIQVGTASFRDPAVMQKIIDGLDAYCKQAGVASIRDLTGQVILDRQLSDRWLRFAQQSG is encoded by the coding sequence TTGGCTAATCTTACTGTCCGGGTTGGCGACCTGACGTTGCGCAACCCCGTGATGCCCGCATCGGGCTGCTTCGCCATCGAGTATCGCGAGGCGATGGATCTCAACCGGCTGGGCGCGCTGGTCATCAAGAGCGTTTCGCCGAAGTCGCGCGCGGGCAACCCCACGCCGCGCGTGGCGGAGACCTTCAGCGGCATGCTGAACTCGATCGGCATCCCCAGCAAGGGACTCGACTACTACCGCAATGAAGTGCTGCCGGCCTATACGCGGTACGACACGCCGGTGGTGGTATCGATTTCCGCAGATACCGCCGAGGAGTTCGGCGCCGCGTGCGCAGAAATGTCGTTGCCGGAAGTCGACGTGATCGAGGCCAACATCTCCTGCCCCAACCTGGAAGCAGACGGCATGGCCTTCGCCATGCTGCCCGAGACCACCTACAAGGCAGTCTCCGCCATCCGCCGCCGCACCCGGCATTCGTTCTGGGTCAAGCTGACGCCCAACGCCGGCAATATCGCCGCCGTGGCACGCGCGGCCGAGGAAGCCGGCGCCGATGCGATCGTGATGGGCAACACCGTGCTGGGCATGGCGATCGATATCCGCACGCGCAAGCCCAAGCTGGGCAATGTCATGGGAGGCCTCTCCGGGCCGGCAATCAAGCCGATTGCCCTGCGCCTGGTGCACCAGTGCTATCGCGCCGTGCGCATTCCCATCATTGGCTGCGGCGGCATCCAGAGCGCCGATGACGCGGTCGAATTCATGCTGGCGGGGGCGTCGGCCATCCAGGTGGGCACGGCCTCGTTCCGGGATCCGGCGGTCATGCAGAAGATCATCGACGGGCTCGATGCGTATTGCAAGCAGGCCGGCGTCGCCTCGATCCGGGACCTGACCGGGCAGGTGATCCTTGACCGCCAGCTCAGCGACCGCTGGCTGCGCTTTGCCCAGCAGTCGGGTTGA
- a CDS encoding Zn-dependent hydrolase: MDILELKPLAEQLFADIGALSFDGVGITRDSYGAGESAAVDYLRRFAGQHGLQVQSDRAANLVFTLPDEEAGAPAAWVGSHVDSVPQGGNFDGLAGIVAGLLCQIARKAQGMSGAAPLRVIAFRGEESAWFGKAYMGSGAALGKLTPDDLALRHRSSGKALADCMAAAGADIEAIAAQQPLFDRTAAAAYLELHIEQGPVMVARKLPLAVVPGIRGNVRHNRITCLGEPGHSGAVPRWLRKDAMFAVAELITRLDEHWKVLLERGIDLVVTTGIVSTDPAEHSISRIPGKVDFSFEARSKSVDTLEGFYQLLRTECQAIGRDRGVHFEFDRRIESAPATMDLALSNLLRDACTGAGLPVEMVPSGAGHDASLFANAGIPTAMLFVRNENGSHNPDEAMDLDDFMLGTQVMYRALEGIPSRRQA, encoded by the coding sequence ATGGACATTCTGGAACTCAAGCCACTGGCCGAGCAGTTGTTCGCAGACATCGGCGCGTTGTCGTTCGATGGCGTCGGCATTACGCGCGACAGCTATGGTGCCGGCGAGTCTGCCGCGGTCGATTACCTGCGGCGCTTTGCCGGGCAGCACGGGCTGCAGGTGCAGAGCGATCGGGCCGCGAACCTTGTCTTCACCCTGCCCGACGAGGAGGCCGGCGCGCCGGCCGCATGGGTCGGCTCGCATGTCGATTCGGTCCCTCAGGGCGGCAACTTCGACGGTCTCGCGGGGATCGTCGCAGGTCTGCTGTGCCAGATCGCACGAAAGGCGCAAGGCATGTCCGGTGCCGCGCCGCTGCGCGTGATCGCCTTCCGTGGCGAGGAAAGCGCCTGGTTTGGCAAGGCTTACATGGGCTCGGGCGCCGCGCTGGGCAAGCTCACTCCGGACGACCTGGCGCTAAGGCACCGCAGTTCCGGCAAGGCGCTCGCGGACTGCATGGCGGCTGCTGGCGCGGATATCGAAGCCATTGCCGCGCAGCAACCGTTGTTCGACCGTACCGCGGCCGCGGCATACCTGGAGCTGCATATCGAACAGGGCCCGGTGATGGTGGCTCGCAAGCTGCCGCTGGCGGTGGTGCCCGGCATTCGCGGCAACGTGCGGCACAACCGCATCACCTGTCTCGGCGAACCCGGCCATTCCGGCGCGGTGCCGCGCTGGCTGCGCAAGGATGCGATGTTCGCCGTGGCCGAACTGATCACGCGGCTGGACGAACACTGGAAGGTGCTGCTTGAACGCGGCATCGACCTGGTCGTGACCACCGGGATTGTCTCCACCGATCCCGCCGAGCATTCGATTTCCCGGATTCCCGGCAAGGTCGATTTCAGCTTCGAGGCACGCAGCAAGAGCGTGGACACGCTGGAAGGCTTTTACCAGCTGCTGCGCACGGAATGCCAGGCCATCGGCCGCGACCGCGGCGTGCATTTCGAGTTCGACCGCCGCATCGAATCGGCGCCGGCGACGATGGACCTGGCGCTGTCGAACCTGCTGCGCGACGCGTGTACCGGCGCCGGCCTGCCGGTCGAGATGGTGCCGAGCGGCGCCGGACACGATGCCTCGCTGTTCGCCAATGCCGGCATCCCCACCGCCATGCTCTTTGTCCGCAACGAAAACGGATCGCACAATCCGGACGAGGCAATGGACCTGGATGATTTCATGCTCGGCACGCAAGTCATGTATCGGGCGCTCGAAGGCATCCCGTCCAGGAGGCAGGCATGA
- a CDS encoding helix-turn-helix domain-containing protein → MERRATGTDGIDFEALGARLRAYRLGAQLRAEQVAEVLGISRAAVYRMEKGEIVKIETLERLAGILDTSLESLLGAGTEYYPSAIAYIERMRQLEQGATRILAHFEPISFLLTSPDYERYLDQMLRESGDNDDGRIQAIMALLRERKESYVSHPAPILSLIGLRELERFVHFGLIGRMDLPPATRMERSLAARAEVERIAVLLEQQHAGMQIGIVNESMPNATFQVFERPTGSYVAISPFRFGEFPNISAGIASVTAAPEAVSLYTNMVEALWQRAYKGPDGASLLRRMLQQV, encoded by the coding sequence ATGGAACGTCGCGCCACCGGCACGGACGGAATCGACTTCGAGGCACTGGGCGCGCGACTGCGTGCCTACCGGCTCGGGGCGCAACTGCGGGCCGAGCAGGTTGCCGAAGTGCTGGGCATTTCCCGCGCAGCGGTCTATCGCATGGAGAAGGGCGAGATCGTCAAGATCGAGACCCTGGAGCGCCTGGCCGGCATCCTCGATACCTCGCTGGAATCGCTGCTCGGCGCCGGCACGGAATACTACCCGTCGGCCATCGCCTACATCGAACGGATGCGCCAGCTCGAGCAAGGCGCTACCCGGATCCTGGCGCATTTCGAGCCGATTTCATTCCTGCTGACCTCGCCGGACTATGAGCGTTATCTCGATCAGATGCTCAGGGAGAGCGGCGACAACGACGACGGCCGAATCCAGGCCATCATGGCCCTGCTGCGCGAGCGTAAGGAATCGTATGTGTCGCATCCCGCGCCAATCCTCAGCCTGATCGGATTGCGCGAGCTTGAGCGCTTTGTCCATTTCGGGCTGATCGGCCGGATGGACCTGCCGCCCGCGACCCGGATGGAGCGATCGCTGGCGGCGCGAGCGGAAGTGGAGCGCATTGCGGTGTTGCTCGAACAGCAGCATGCCGGCATGCAGATCGGCATCGTCAATGAAAGCATGCCGAACGCCACGTTCCAGGTCTTCGAGCGACCTACCGGCTCATACGTGGCCATCAGCCCGTTCCGCTTCGGCGAGTTCCCCAACATTTCGGCAGGCATCGCCTCGGTGACCGCCGCGCCGGAGGCTGTGTCGCTTTACACCAATATGGTCGAGGCTCTCTGGCAGCGCGCCTACAAGGGTCCCGACGGAGCCAGCCTGTTGCGGCGCATGTTGCAGCAGGTCTGA
- the pyrC gene encoding dihydroorotase — protein MTVQTLTIRRPDDWHLHLRDDELLRAVLPASARQFGRAVVMPNLKPPVTTAQAAMAYRERILGALPPGSAFTPLMTCYLCDTTDPADIRAGFDAGAFAAAKLYPAGATTHSEYGVTSIDRVAGVLSAMQDIGMPLLIHGESTDPAVDVFDRETAFLHATLQPLLARYPRLKVVLEHITTAEAADFVMRDSSGRLAATITPQHLMFNRNAIFAGGIRPHYYCLPVLKRERHRLALRRAATSGLPAFFLGTDSAPHDTTAKESACGCAGIFSAHVALQAYLTVFEEEDALGRFEAFASDNGARFYGMPPNRETITFHRRPMRVTEQIDLPDGRHIRQFLAGETLPWTLA, from the coding sequence ATGACCGTGCAGACCCTGACCATCCGCCGCCCGGACGACTGGCACCTGCACCTGCGCGATGACGAACTGCTGCGCGCAGTGCTGCCGGCGTCCGCGCGCCAGTTCGGCCGTGCCGTCGTGATGCCCAACCTGAAGCCGCCGGTCACCACGGCGCAAGCCGCCATGGCCTATCGTGAGCGTATCCTTGGCGCATTGCCGCCGGGCTCCGCGTTCACGCCGCTGATGACCTGCTACCTGTGCGACACCACCGATCCGGCGGACATCCGCGCCGGCTTTGACGCCGGTGCCTTTGCCGCCGCAAAACTGTATCCCGCCGGCGCCACCACCCATTCCGAATATGGCGTGACGTCGATCGACCGTGTTGCCGGCGTGCTGTCTGCCATGCAGGACATCGGCATGCCGCTGCTGATCCACGGCGAGAGTACCGATCCGGCGGTCGATGTCTTCGACCGCGAAACCGCATTCCTGCACGCCACGCTGCAGCCGTTGCTGGCCCGCTACCCGCGTTTGAAGGTGGTGCTGGAACACATCACCACCGCCGAAGCAGCCGACTTCGTCATGCGCGACTCCAGCGGCAGGCTGGCTGCCACCATCACGCCGCAGCACCTGATGTTCAACCGCAATGCCATCTTTGCGGGGGGCATCCGGCCGCACTACTACTGCCTGCCGGTACTGAAGCGCGAGCGGCACCGGCTGGCGTTGCGGCGCGCCGCCACCTCGGGCTTGCCAGCGTTCTTCCTCGGCACCGATTCGGCACCGCACGACACGACCGCCAAGGAGTCCGCCTGCGGTTGTGCCGGCATCTTCAGCGCGCACGTCGCGTTGCAGGCCTACCTGACCGTATTCGAGGAGGAAGACGCCTTGGGGCGCTTTGAAGCCTTCGCCAGCGACAACGGCGCGCGCTTCTACGGCATGCCGCCGAACCGGGAGACGATTACGTTCC
- a CDS encoding DUF3303 domain-containing protein, with product MKYMISWFERPQGSATEYENAQKRILDVFSQWKAPTNLKIEFFVVRVGEWGGHMLVDCDDPLTVHKACSTFPAFEFRAHPVVPVEDAVRVELEAIAWRDGLKG from the coding sequence ATGAAGTACATGATCAGTTGGTTCGAACGCCCGCAAGGTTCGGCTACGGAGTACGAGAATGCCCAAAAGCGAATCCTCGATGTGTTTAGTCAGTGGAAGGCTCCGACCAATCTCAAGATCGAGTTTTTTGTCGTACGTGTGGGTGAGTGGGGTGGGCATATGCTGGTGGACTGCGACGATCCGTTGACAGTTCACAAGGCATGCTCAACATTCCCTGCGTTCGAATTCCGAGCGCACCCCGTAGTGCCCGTCGAAGACGCAGTCAGGGTTGAACTCGAAGCAATTGCTTGGCGTGACGGACTGAAAGGCTAG
- a CDS encoding dihydroorotate dehydrogenase electron transfer subunit encodes MTRPGQFYQLSCPATADAQPFLLRPMSVYGAGPESGRIEFLYNVTGVGTRALATLPVDGHLDIVGPLGNTFTFKPSFRRILVVARGVGLATMAPLIRQAAEAGTAITAIMSARTAGDLMEKEFLRGASAEVHAVFDADGTSSVEAVEALARRLIDAQRPDAIYTCGSHRLLMLLQRVLEDHPGIQGEVAMEQRMACGMGVCLSCVRLFDCDGDKQFLRVCREGPVFKIREVVGEVEFG; translated from the coding sequence ATGACCCGGCCTGGACAGTTCTACCAGCTCAGCTGTCCCGCCACCGCCGATGCGCAGCCGTTCCTGCTGCGGCCGATGAGCGTCTATGGCGCCGGCCCGGAAAGCGGGCGCATCGAATTCCTCTACAACGTCACCGGCGTCGGCACGCGGGCGCTGGCCACGCTGCCGGTCGACGGCCACCTGGATATCGTCGGCCCGCTCGGCAATACCTTCACGTTCAAGCCGTCGTTCCGCCGCATCCTGGTGGTCGCGCGCGGCGTCGGGCTGGCGACGATGGCGCCGTTGATCCGCCAGGCCGCCGAGGCCGGCACCGCCATCACCGCGATCATGTCGGCGCGCACCGCGGGCGACCTGATGGAGAAGGAGTTCCTGCGCGGCGCCAGCGCCGAGGTTCACGCCGTGTTCGATGCCGACGGCACGTCTTCGGTCGAGGCCGTCGAAGCCCTGGCCCGCCGGCTAATCGACGCGCAACGCCCCGATGCCATCTACACCTGTGGCTCCCACCGTCTGCTGATGCTGCTACAGCGCGTGCTGGAGGACCACCCCGGCATCCAGGGCGAAGTTGCCATGGAGCAGCGCATGGCCTGCGGCATGGGCGTGTGCCTGTCGTGCGTGCGGCTGTTCGATTGCGACGGCGACAAGCAATTCCTCCGCGTCTGCCGCGAGGGTCCCGTTTTCAAGATTCGTGAAGTGGTTGGGGAGGTGGAATTTGGCTAA
- a CDS encoding MFS transporter, producing MTSQPLTQPAAATEAPTSPYAWKALAGSAIGYAMDGFDLLILGFMLPAISAALALTTGQSGALVTWTLVGAVAGGIIFGALSDRYGRVRVLTWTIVLFAVFTGMCALAQGFWDLLVYRTIAGIGLGGEFGIGMALAAEAWPASKRARVSSYVALGWQSGVLMAALLTPLLLPVVSWRGMFVIGVLPALVAWFIRNRLHEPEVFVRSARTEKKPNAFRLLVADRNTTRTSLGIVILCSVQNFGYYGIMIWLPTYLSKALGFSLTKSALWTSVTIVGMMIGVYVFGHLADRIGRKPTFLIFQAGAVAMVLTYARLSDPMTMLWAGAVMGMFVNGMIGGYGALISEAYPTAARATAQNVLFNIGRAVGGLGPIVVGAIAAAYSFQLAIALLASIYVIDMIATIFLIPELKGVELE from the coding sequence ATGACAAGCCAGCCCCTGACCCAACCCGCAGCCGCGACGGAGGCGCCAACGTCTCCCTATGCGTGGAAAGCCCTGGCTGGATCCGCAATCGGCTACGCCATGGACGGGTTCGACCTCCTGATCCTGGGCTTCATGCTGCCGGCGATCAGCGCGGCGCTTGCGCTCACCACCGGCCAGTCCGGCGCGCTGGTCACGTGGACCCTGGTCGGTGCCGTGGCCGGCGGCATCATCTTCGGCGCGCTGAGCGACCGCTATGGTCGCGTGCGGGTGCTGACCTGGACCATCGTGCTGTTCGCCGTATTCACCGGCATGTGCGCCCTGGCCCAGGGCTTCTGGGACCTGCTGGTCTACCGCACCATTGCCGGCATCGGGCTCGGCGGCGAGTTCGGCATCGGCATGGCGCTGGCCGCCGAGGCGTGGCCGGCCAGCAAGCGTGCGCGCGTGTCGTCCTATGTCGCGCTGGGCTGGCAATCGGGCGTGCTGATGGCCGCGTTGCTGACGCCGTTGCTGCTGCCGGTGGTCAGTTGGCGCGGGATGTTCGTGATCGGGGTACTGCCGGCGCTGGTGGCATGGTTTATCCGCAACCGCCTGCACGAGCCTGAAGTCTTCGTGCGCAGTGCGCGCACGGAAAAGAAGCCCAATGCATTCAGGCTGCTGGTCGCGGACCGCAACACCACACGCACCAGCCTGGGCATCGTGATCCTGTGTTCGGTCCAGAATTTCGGCTACTACGGCATCATGATCTGGCTGCCGACCTACCTGTCCAAGGCGCTCGGGTTTTCGCTGACCAAGTCTGCCTTGTGGACCTCGGTGACCATCGTCGGCATGATGATCGGCGTCTATGTCTTTGGCCACCTGGCGGACCGCATCGGACGCAAGCCGACGTTCCTGATTTTCCAGGCAGGCGCGGTGGCGATGGTGCTGACCTACGCCAGGCTGTCCGACCCCATGACCATGCTCTGGGCCGGCGCCGTCATGGGCATGTTCGTCAACGGCATGATCGGCGGATACGGCGCGCTGATCTCCGAGGCCTACCCGACCGCGGCCCGCGCCACCGCGCAGAACGTGCTGTTCAACATCGGCCGTGCCGTGGGCGGGCTGGGGCCGATCGTGGTTGGCGCCATCGCCGCGGCGTACTCGTTCCAGCTTGCCATCGCACTGCTTGCAAGCATCTACGTGATCGACATGATCGCCACCATCTTCCTCATCCCCGAACTGAAGGGCGTGGAACTGGAATAA
- a CDS encoding M48 family metalloprotease, giving the protein MDSHAPDRGALVPLAYHQSVVDYLRRHEPEVWRWAGARATAADHREALRAMLLRDTYRIEAQAHADVHAALAGAMARLGIDAPATLYQSPGQDMNAALVYVPGEIHIVVQGPLLERLSPPELLAVFGHELAHYLLWSRDEGQFLVADRVLNDALAAPGASASHRETWRRYALHTELFADRGGAVAAAAVAPAVSTLVKVQTGMGSVDAAAYLRQAAEIESREADASAAHGHPETFIRARALALWWEGAADLDAWIGARLHGPLALERLDLPGQVRLQALTRGFLAHFLAGTSLASEAVLAQVRMMFPDWRDDEPALGPEGLGPDVADDSVRGYLNALMMDLALADPDQQDSALLRAGQVAQALGSLAALQGNLRRDAGFGKRELDRYQRQLAREGRA; this is encoded by the coding sequence ATGGACTCACACGCTCCGGATCGCGGCGCGCTGGTGCCGCTGGCCTATCATCAATCTGTGGTCGACTACCTGCGCCGCCATGAGCCCGAGGTCTGGCGCTGGGCCGGCGCCCGCGCGACCGCTGCCGATCACCGCGAGGCACTGCGCGCGATGTTGCTGCGCGACACCTACCGCATCGAGGCGCAGGCGCATGCCGACGTGCATGCGGCGCTGGCCGGGGCGATGGCGCGGCTCGGCATCGACGCGCCCGCGACGCTCTACCAGTCCCCGGGCCAGGACATGAACGCCGCGCTGGTCTACGTGCCGGGCGAGATCCACATCGTCGTGCAGGGGCCGCTGCTGGAACGGCTGTCGCCGCCGGAACTGCTGGCGGTCTTTGGCCACGAACTCGCTCATTACCTGCTGTGGTCGCGCGACGAAGGCCAGTTCCTGGTGGCCGACCGCGTCCTCAACGACGCACTGGCCGCCCCCGGCGCCAGCGCCAGCCATCGCGAGACCTGGCGCCGCTACGCGCTGCACACCGAGCTGTTCGCCGACCGCGGCGGTGCCGTGGCCGCCGCCGCGGTGGCGCCGGCCGTGTCGACGCTGGTCAAGGTGCAGACCGGCATGGGCAGCGTGGACGCGGCAGCCTACCTGCGCCAGGCGGCCGAGATCGAATCCCGCGAAGCGGATGCGAGCGCCGCCCACGGCCATCCCGAGACCTTTATCCGCGCCCGCGCGCTGGCGCTGTGGTGGGAGGGCGCGGCCGATCTTGACGCATGGATCGGCGCCCGCCTGCACGGCCCGCTGGCGCTGGAAAGGCTGGACCTGCCGGGACAGGTCCGGCTGCAGGCGCTGACGCGCGGCTTCCTGGCCCATTTTCTTGCCGGCACGTCGCTGGCGAGCGAGGCGGTGCTCGCGCAGGTACGAATGATGTTCCCCGACTGGCGCGACGACGAACCGGCGCTTGGCCCCGAGGGGCTGGGTCCGGACGTGGCCGACGACAGCGTGCGCGGCTATCTCAACGCGCTGATGATGGACCTGGCGCTCGCCGATCCCGACCAGCAGGATTCAGCGCTGCTGCGCGCCGGCCAGGTGGCGCAGGCGCTCGGCAGCCTGGCGGCGCTGCAAGGCAACCTGCGCCGCGATGCCGGCTTCGGCAAGCGCGAGCTGGACCGCTACCAACGCCAACTGGCCAGGGAGGGCCGGGCATGA